A single genomic interval of Spirosoma taeanense harbors:
- a CDS encoding MBL fold metallo-hydrolase codes for MKKSLRVTSQWLGGLALLLLVGTVSCQLNAQMGGTPTQADEQVFAQSGHYHDGQFVNGQPTQLMTGGTQLGAMRQLLFHRSPQVNPPGPLPMHSLDSLTLTRPTPGLAQVTWFGHSASLVELAGRRVLLDPVLSIKMGPIRGVAPVRYNPQVPITAEKLPFIDAVLISHDHYDHLDYQTIQTIKDKVGVFCVPLGVGAHFRRWGVADSHIREVSWGIRSSCRGYYSSASPRGTMPVGG; via the coding sequence ATGAAAAAATCGTTGCGCGTCACCAGCCAGTGGCTCGGTGGCCTCGCTCTACTGCTACTGGTGGGCACGGTATCTTGCCAGCTCAACGCCCAGATGGGCGGTACACCCACCCAGGCAGATGAGCAGGTGTTTGCTCAGTCGGGGCACTATCACGACGGCCAGTTTGTGAATGGGCAACCTACCCAGTTAATGACTGGGGGAACTCAGCTAGGAGCCATGCGGCAGCTATTATTTCATCGAAGCCCGCAGGTCAATCCGCCGGGACCCTTGCCCATGCACTCTCTGGATTCACTGACGTTGACGCGGCCCACCCCGGGGCTGGCGCAGGTGACGTGGTTCGGGCACTCGGCCAGCCTGGTCGAGTTAGCTGGCCGTCGGGTGCTGCTCGACCCCGTGCTCAGCATTAAAATGGGCCCCATACGGGGCGTAGCGCCGGTTCGCTATAACCCCCAGGTGCCCATTACGGCGGAGAAACTACCGTTTATCGACGCCGTTCTGATCTCGCATGACCATTACGACCACCTTGACTACCAAACGATTCAGACGATTAAGGACAAAGTGGGCGTATTCTGTGTGCCGCTGGGGGTAGGAGCCCATTTCCGGCGCTGGGGCGTGGCCGATAGCCACATCCGCGAGGTAAGCTGGGGGATTCGATCCAGCTGCCGGGGCTACTACTCGTCAGCCAGCCCGCGCGGCACTATGCCGGTCGGGGGCTAA
- a CDS encoding MBL fold metallo-hydrolase, with translation MPGLLLVSQPARHYAGRGLTNRNSTFWSSWVIMGGGKRLFYSGDGGYGDHFQAIGAKYGPFDLAIMECGQYNKNWAHIHLMPEESVQAALDVRARAMLPVHWGAFSEALHAWNEPVRRASAEATRRQLLLATPELGQPIRLDTGEPLPQQRWWE, from the coding sequence CTGCCGGGGCTACTACTCGTCAGCCAGCCCGCGCGGCACTATGCCGGTCGGGGGCTAACCAACCGCAACAGCACGTTCTGGTCATCGTGGGTGATAATGGGTGGCGGTAAGCGCCTGTTTTATAGCGGTGACGGCGGCTATGGCGATCACTTCCAGGCGATTGGTGCCAAGTACGGACCGTTTGATCTGGCAATCATGGAATGCGGGCAGTATAATAAGAACTGGGCCCATATTCATTTGATGCCCGAAGAGAGCGTACAAGCTGCCCTTGACGTGCGAGCCCGCGCCATGCTGCCCGTGCACTGGGGTGCTTTCTCCGAGGCTCTGCACGCCTGGAACGAGCCCGTGCGTCGCGCCAGTGCCGAGGCCACCCGTCGCCAGTTACTCCTGGCGACCCCCGAGCTGGGCCAGCCCATTCGGCTGGATACGGGCGAGCCGCTGCCGCAACAGCGGTGGTGGGAGTAG
- a CDS encoding NAD-dependent epimerase/dehydratase family protein: MNVILTGATGMVGEGVLLQCLANPTVKQVLSVSRKSCGRKHPKLKELLVDDFLQLSADNPNLKGYDACFYCAGISSNGMSEQEYTHITYDTTLHFAQVVLQLNPQITFNFVSGAGTNSSEKGGMMWARVKGRTENALQRMGFKAVFCFRPGLLKPDPEQRYVTGTNKFMATIYPVLSLLVPHCTTREVGLAMIHVAEYGFPKTILSSKDIRKAAEKGN, translated from the coding sequence ATGAACGTTATTCTCACCGGAGCAACGGGTATGGTAGGCGAAGGCGTATTACTACAGTGCCTGGCCAATCCGACTGTTAAACAGGTTTTATCCGTCAGTAGAAAATCTTGCGGCAGGAAGCACCCTAAGTTGAAAGAGCTGCTTGTCGACGATTTCCTTCAACTATCCGCTGACAATCCCAACCTGAAAGGTTATGACGCCTGTTTCTACTGCGCGGGCATCAGCTCCAATGGGATGAGTGAGCAGGAATATACGCATATCACCTATGACACCACACTCCACTTCGCCCAGGTTGTGCTGCAACTAAACCCGCAGATCACGTTTAATTTTGTCTCTGGGGCAGGCACTAATTCTTCCGAAAAAGGCGGGATGATGTGGGCCAGAGTCAAAGGCAGAACCGAGAATGCCCTGCAACGAATGGGGTTCAAAGCCGTTTTCTGCTTTCGCCCCGGTCTGTTAAAGCCTGATCCAGAGCAACGGTACGTGACGGGGACCAACAAGTTTATGGCCACGATCTACCCTGTTCTCAGCCTGCTGGTCCCCCACTGCACCACCCGGGAAGTTGGGCTGGCCATGATCCATGTGGCAGAGTATGGTTTTCCTAAAACGATTCTCTCTTCCAAGGATATCAGAAAAGCCGCTGAGAAAGGAAACTGA
- a CDS encoding vWA domain-containing protein, translating to MNWLYSFSSTDFFLIGLFIGLYALYIFRTFRLARQLNTSAWGVIPKFFLRSSYLALLLIALLGPSFGEAERNASTTGRDVYLLVDVSRSMNAGDVVPTRLERVKYDIQQLCDTLPADRFGLILTAGESFVLSPLTADHDALKRFVRDIRTNAAASSGTDLCTALELARQKFLTDSSTQQSARALVLFSDGENFGTCDRMTLMQLRTASLPLITVGVGTEAGASIREGRDFVRDDARQIVRSRLNRTFLQELARAGRGQYIEADASGQYVNELASVLRAQQGRVSDQNQVAVSTNKYYYFLLAALVLLAFDLIITVRTFRL from the coding sequence ATGAATTGGCTGTATTCGTTTTCAAGCACTGATTTTTTTTTAATTGGTCTGTTTATTGGACTGTATGCGCTCTATATTTTTCGCACATTCCGGCTCGCGCGGCAGCTGAATACGTCCGCCTGGGGAGTTATCCCGAAGTTTTTTCTACGCAGTAGCTATCTGGCACTGCTCCTGATTGCGCTGCTGGGCCCTTCGTTTGGGGAGGCCGAACGCAATGCTTCAACAACTGGCCGCGATGTTTACCTGCTGGTTGATGTGTCACGGTCCATGAACGCCGGCGATGTAGTCCCTACGCGACTCGAACGGGTGAAATATGACATCCAGCAACTGTGCGATACGCTGCCCGCCGACCGATTCGGTTTAATCCTGACGGCCGGAGAATCGTTTGTGCTTTCGCCCCTAACGGCCGACCACGATGCGCTCAAGCGCTTTGTGCGGGATATTCGAACCAATGCAGCGGCCAGCAGCGGTACGGACCTCTGCACGGCATTGGAGCTGGCCCGTCAGAAATTTCTCACCGATTCATCAACGCAACAAAGCGCCCGAGCGCTCGTCTTATTCAGTGATGGCGAGAATTTCGGCACCTGCGATCGTATGACACTGATGCAGCTCCGCACGGCTAGCCTACCCCTTATTACGGTCGGCGTTGGGACAGAAGCAGGCGCGTCGATTCGGGAAGGCCGTGATTTTGTCCGCGACGACGCCCGGCAGATTGTTCGAAGCCGGTTGAATCGAACATTTTTGCAGGAACTGGCCCGCGCCGGACGCGGACAGTACATTGAGGCTGATGCCAGCGGTCAATACGTCAATGAACTGGCTTCTGTTCTGCGCGCGCAACAGGGCCGGGTATCCGATCAGAATCAGGTGGCCGTTTCAACCAACAAATATTATTATTTTCTGCTGGCCGCGCTGGTGCTGCTCGCCTTCGATCTGATCATCACCGTGCGGACGTTCCGGCTGTGA
- a CDS encoding tetratricopeptide repeat protein, with protein sequence MVYLFILLWLWWSQPNSLIQISENNRARREAEAAYQAGNYGRALSLYAALSRTTTTIDPAVRLNLGHTYFQLKRYDKARPQYETLLRSDRPDLRTVAATQLGVMACLQGDSAAALLLFEQALLEDPNNEPARYDFELIKKQFSGKLPDPNQRQKSAKSRSASQSRPVGQQVEQSARQDELLRRFRRLNLSEEQAIQLLDAMQDDDLPYALTRSARRSNAKSTSRSNHW encoded by the coding sequence ATGGTTTACCTGTTCATTCTCCTGTGGCTCTGGTGGAGTCAGCCGAATTCCTTAATTCAGATTTCAGAGAACAATCGGGCACGTCGGGAGGCTGAAGCGGCCTATCAGGCCGGCAATTACGGCCGGGCGCTCAGCCTGTATGCTGCCCTAAGCCGCACGACAACCACCATCGATCCAGCCGTTCGGCTGAATTTGGGACATACGTATTTTCAACTGAAACGATACGACAAAGCACGCCCCCAATACGAAACTCTGCTCCGGTCCGACCGCCCCGATCTGCGAACGGTGGCAGCTACGCAGTTGGGTGTCATGGCCTGTCTGCAAGGCGACAGTGCAGCGGCTCTGCTGCTGTTTGAACAGGCCCTGCTGGAAGACCCTAACAATGAACCGGCGCGGTATGATTTTGAGTTAATCAAGAAGCAGTTTTCCGGTAAGCTGCCCGATCCGAACCAGCGGCAGAAATCGGCAAAGTCCAGGTCGGCCAGCCAGTCGCGGCCCGTGGGGCAGCAGGTAGAACAGTCGGCCCGGCAGGATGAATTGCTGCGCCGGTTCCGTCGGTTAAACTTAAGCGAAGAACAGGCTATTCAACTGCTCGATGCAATGCAGGACGATGATTTACCGTATGCCCTGACCCGGTCGGCCCGACGGTCAAACGCAAAATCGACAAGCCGTAGCAACCACTGGTAG
- a CDS encoding acetyl-CoA C-acyltransferase → MNEVVIISAVRTPIGSFGGVLSSLSATDLGAAAIRGALSRAGVQPDQVQEVYMGNVVSANVGQAPAKQAALKAGLPAHIPCTTINKVCASGAKAIMLAAQTIQLGQADVIIAGGMESMSNTPYYVPKARFGYKYGNAELVDGLARDGLIDAYDQCAMGVFADQTASHYAISREAQDAFTVQSYRRSEASTQGGQFGAEIVPVEVASRKGSVTVSEDEEYKNVIYDKIPTLKPAFSPAGTVTPASSSPISDGASALVIMSRRKADELGVKPLARILAYADAEQEPQWFTTAPTKAVPLALERAGLKIDDVDFYEVNEAFAVVPLAFSEVLHVPQEKLNVFGGAVSIGHPLGASGARIVTTLTNVLQQKGGRYGAAGICNGGGGASAIVLEKV, encoded by the coding sequence ATGAACGAAGTTGTTATTATTTCCGCCGTCCGGACACCAATTGGCAGTTTCGGGGGCGTCTTATCGAGCTTATCGGCCACCGATCTGGGGGCAGCCGCCATTCGCGGGGCACTAAGCCGGGCTGGTGTTCAGCCTGATCAGGTGCAGGAAGTATATATGGGCAATGTTGTCTCGGCAAATGTTGGCCAGGCCCCCGCCAAACAGGCGGCTCTGAAAGCTGGCTTACCCGCACATATCCCTTGTACAACCATCAATAAAGTATGCGCATCAGGAGCCAAAGCGATTATGCTGGCTGCCCAGACGATCCAGTTGGGCCAGGCCGACGTGATTATTGCAGGCGGGATGGAGAGTATGTCCAATACGCCTTATTATGTACCGAAAGCTCGGTTTGGGTATAAATACGGCAACGCCGAACTCGTGGACGGTCTGGCCCGCGACGGTCTTATTGACGCCTATGACCAGTGTGCCATGGGTGTTTTTGCGGATCAGACGGCCAGTCACTACGCCATCAGTCGGGAAGCGCAGGACGCCTTTACGGTGCAGTCGTATCGCCGGTCTGAAGCCAGCACGCAGGGCGGTCAGTTTGGAGCCGAAATTGTGCCGGTCGAAGTCGCCAGCCGGAAAGGCAGCGTAACGGTGAGCGAAGACGAAGAATACAAAAATGTAATTTACGACAAGATTCCAACCCTGAAACCGGCCTTTTCGCCAGCCGGAACCGTAACGCCCGCCAGTTCGTCGCCGATTAGCGATGGGGCATCAGCGCTGGTCATCATGAGCCGACGAAAAGCCGACGAGCTGGGCGTGAAGCCGCTGGCCCGGATTCTGGCCTATGCCGATGCGGAGCAGGAGCCGCAGTGGTTTACGACTGCCCCAACCAAGGCCGTGCCACTCGCCCTCGAACGCGCCGGACTGAAAATCGACGACGTCGATTTCTACGAGGTCAATGAAGCGTTCGCCGTGGTGCCGCTGGCATTCAGCGAGGTGCTGCACGTTCCGCAGGAGAAACTGAACGTATTTGGCGGAGCTGTTTCCATCGGGCACCCGCTGGGGGCATCAGGCGCCCGGATCGTAACGACGCTGACGAACGTTCTGCAACAGAAGGGCGGTCGCTACGGCGCAGCCGGAATTTGCAACGGGGGCGGTGGCGCGTCGGCCATTGTGCTGGAAAAGGTATAG
- a CDS encoding SdiA-regulated domain-containing protein: MNRLLVGLALLLAGCGTSSNQNDKPEAGKMAPPFSLPYKLDAPDANFSLPASLREISGLTYYKPNQLLCVQDEEAVVYVFDTEKKKVVQDFGFGGYGDFEGIEYVNGEVYVLESTGNLFRFKPESTQIGRTKTGLPAKTEVEGLGYDPKTKRLLIAVKNGGGASSDKAVYSFDLLNRAVFRDMGLNDEQLTGAGIDPKTYKPSGIAVHPVTGEWYVLTSTGKRLLVTNRQAKILYSVPLDAKLFRQPEGICFAPNGDLFVASEGDGKNGYILKFRYKK, from the coding sequence ATGAATCGCCTTCTTGTTGGATTAGCCCTGCTGCTGGCGGGTTGTGGTACGTCGTCAAATCAGAATGACAAGCCAGAGGCTGGAAAGATGGCTCCGCCCTTCAGTCTGCCGTATAAACTCGACGCACCCGACGCGAATTTTTCCCTGCCCGCCAGTCTGCGGGAAATCTCGGGGCTAACCTATTACAAACCGAACCAACTCCTGTGCGTCCAGGATGAAGAAGCTGTAGTGTATGTGTTCGATACGGAGAAAAAGAAGGTGGTGCAGGATTTCGGCTTTGGCGGCTACGGCGATTTTGAAGGAATTGAATACGTTAACGGCGAGGTGTACGTACTGGAAAGTACCGGAAACCTGTTTCGGTTCAAGCCCGAATCGACGCAGATTGGGCGAACGAAAACCGGCCTGCCAGCTAAAACCGAAGTAGAAGGACTGGGATACGACCCCAAAACCAAACGCCTGCTGATTGCCGTCAAAAATGGGGGAGGAGCATCGAGCGACAAAGCCGTGTATTCGTTCGACCTGTTGAACCGGGCGGTTTTCAGGGATATGGGCCTGAACGACGAACAGCTAACTGGAGCTGGGATAGACCCAAAAACTTATAAGCCGTCGGGTATCGCCGTGCATCCGGTTACGGGGGAGTGGTACGTGCTAACCTCGACCGGTAAACGTCTGCTCGTTACGAACCGTCAGGCTAAAATCCTGTACTCTGTACCGCTGGATGCAAAGCTGTTTCGGCAGCCCGAAGGAATCTGCTTTGCGCCCAACGGCGACCTGTTTGTAGCCAGTGAAGGCGATGGAAAGAACGGGTATATTCTCAAATTCAGGTATAAAAAATAA